From the genome of Methylocystis bryophila, one region includes:
- the purC gene encoding phosphoribosylaminoimidazolesuccinocarboxamide synthase → MNRRRRIYEGKAKVLYEGPEPGTLIQHFKDDATAFNAKKHEVVDGKGVLNNRISEHIFQNLNSIGVPTHFIRRLNMREQLIREVEIIPLEVVVRNVAAGSLAQRLGMEEGTQLPRSIIEFYYKNDQLNDPMVSEEHITAFGWASPQEIDDIMALAIRVNDFLSGLFLGVGIRLVDFKMECGRLWEGDMVRIVVADEISPDSCRLWDIKSNDKLDKDRFRRDMGGLVEAYTEVARRLGILQETERSGSAPKLVE, encoded by the coding sequence ATGAACCGTCGTCGCCGCATCTACGAAGGTAAGGCCAAGGTGCTCTATGAAGGGCCCGAGCCTGGAACGCTGATCCAACATTTCAAGGACGACGCCACCGCCTTCAACGCCAAGAAGCATGAGGTGGTCGACGGCAAGGGCGTTCTGAACAACCGCATCTCCGAGCACATCTTCCAAAACTTGAACTCGATCGGCGTGCCGACGCATTTCATACGTCGGCTCAACATGCGCGAGCAACTGATCCGAGAAGTCGAGATCATTCCGCTCGAGGTCGTCGTGCGCAACGTCGCCGCCGGCTCGCTCGCCCAACGGCTCGGCATGGAGGAAGGAACGCAGCTTCCTCGCTCCATCATCGAGTTCTACTATAAGAACGACCAGCTCAACGATCCGATGGTCTCGGAAGAACACATCACCGCCTTTGGCTGGGCGAGCCCGCAGGAGATCGACGACATCATGGCGTTGGCCATTCGGGTCAATGATTTCCTGTCCGGCCTTTTCCTCGGGGTCGGCATTCGTCTCGTGGATTTCAAAATGGAGTGCGGGCGCTTGTGGGAGGGCGACATGGTTCGAATCGTCGTCGCCGACGAGATCTCTCCCGACTCCTGCAGGCTTTGGGACATCAAGTCGAACGATAAGCTCGACAAGGATCGCTTCCGCCGCGACATGGGCGGTTTGGTCGAAGCCTATACAGAGGTCGCTCGGCGCCTCGGCATTCTCCAAGAGACAGAGCGTTCGGGCTCGGCGCCGAAGCTCGTGGAGTGA
- a CDS encoding GNAT family N-acetyltransferase yields the protein MGTVLFQPLETTRLLLRCVVADDAAATAMIMTPEVSRWLANWPVPFTHEMAVARIEAARDRARRGDALPFTVTDKVKGDLIGWVMIYRSEENPRRGSLGYWVGEKHHCKGYMRELMPIALAAGFDLLDLDAIEAAAQPENAASIAVMKGCGMKPAGEGMVYAPARGRHELCQFYEVQRSPTPA from the coding sequence ATGGGAACCGTTCTATTTCAACCGTTAGAGACGACCCGCCTCCTTTTGCGCTGCGTGGTTGCCGACGACGCCGCGGCGACGGCCATGATCATGACGCCGGAAGTCAGCCGATGGTTGGCAAATTGGCCTGTTCCTTTCACCCACGAAATGGCGGTTGCGCGTATTGAGGCTGCCCGCGATAGGGCTCGCAGGGGCGATGCTCTGCCGTTCACCGTGACCGACAAAGTCAAAGGCGACCTCATCGGGTGGGTGATGATCTACCGGAGTGAAGAGAATCCTCGGCGCGGCTCTCTTGGCTATTGGGTTGGCGAGAAGCACCACTGCAAGGGCTACATGAGAGAGCTTATGCCGATAGCATTGGCGGCGGGTTTCGACCTGCTCGACCTCGACGCGATCGAAGCCGCGGCGCAACCGGAAAATGCTGCTTCGATTGCGGTCATGAAGGGTTGTGGAATGAAGCCAGCTGGAGAGGGGATGGTCTACGCCCCCGCCCGGGGGCGTCACGAACTTTGCCAATTCTACGAGGTTCAGCGTTCTCCCACCCCGGCTTGA
- a CDS encoding tetratricopeptide repeat protein: protein MSDETPKTPPIILYRLQGELARLGPLEEAQVRDLIARGQASSATLATIGDDATATPLGEISAFAGSFATKLARRPNALQAQLPALSARTGSALIIRDARSPARFGSAPPRWILATAAAIALVFGLAKLTGRFVGDSLPSCDSPAAVEVALTALKPQQESSLGSATLQGVRELSAGQGARSCAASLVSGADRPAIALEYRVFLKDQAVRAEITKADFPAAEKTPAPTASKPPAPQRSEPSPQPPGGESNAEACRLKGEPDRVIAACSRLLARDALDGVSRRDAFRSRGVAYYRRGDYDRALADLAESIRLAPAVAGLYGDQANVYYFKRDYSRAVAGYDKALQLDPNDALAYNNRGCAWVALGSLAAAEADFSRARQKGVADPGGACKAALVSLRSGQRANP, encoded by the coding sequence ATGTCCGATGAGACCCCAAAGACGCCGCCGATAATCCTGTACCGCCTGCAAGGCGAACTCGCTCGGCTCGGACCGCTCGAAGAAGCGCAGGTGCGAGACCTCATCGCGAGAGGGCAAGCCTCGAGCGCCACGCTCGCGACGATCGGCGACGATGCGACCGCGACTCCGCTCGGCGAAATCTCCGCCTTCGCTGGCAGCTTCGCTACAAAACTGGCGCGGCGCCCCAACGCGCTACAAGCACAGCTTCCGGCCTTGTCGGCTCGAACGGGCTCTGCTCTGATCATTCGCGACGCCCGCAGCCCGGCGCGGTTCGGGAGCGCGCCCCCCCGCTGGATCCTCGCGACGGCGGCGGCGATAGCGCTCGTCTTTGGACTGGCGAAGCTCACCGGCCGCTTCGTCGGCGACAGCCTGCCCTCATGCGATTCGCCGGCGGCGGTCGAGGTCGCGCTGACCGCCCTCAAACCGCAGCAAGAAAGTTCTCTGGGCTCCGCGACGCTGCAGGGCGTTCGAGAATTGTCGGCTGGCCAGGGCGCAAGGTCCTGCGCAGCATCCCTCGTCTCGGGGGCCGATCGACCCGCGATCGCGCTCGAATATCGCGTCTTCTTGAAAGATCAGGCTGTGCGCGCCGAGATCACCAAGGCCGACTTCCCCGCGGCCGAGAAGACCCCGGCGCCGACGGCGTCCAAGCCGCCGGCTCCGCAGCGATCCGAGCCGTCGCCCCAGCCCCCGGGCGGGGAATCCAACGCCGAGGCCTGTCGTCTGAAAGGCGAGCCCGATCGGGTCATCGCCGCCTGCTCACGCCTTTTGGCGCGCGACGCCCTGGACGGAGTTTCACGCAGAGACGCATTCAGGAGCCGCGGCGTCGCCTATTACCGGCGCGGCGACTACGATCGAGCGCTCGCCGACCTTGCCGAGTCGATCCGGCTCGCCCCTGCCGTCGCCGGACTCTATGGCGACCAAGCGAATGTTTACTACTTCAAGCGCGATTACTCCCGCGCCGTCGCCGGCTACGACAAGGCCCTTCAGCTCGATCCGAACGACGCTCTAGCTTACAATAACCGCGGCTGCGCTTGGGTCGCATTGGGCTCGCTCGCCGCGGCCGAAGCCGATTTCAGCCGCGCGCGGCAGAAAGGCGTGGCGGACCCTGGCGGCGCCTGCAAAGCGGCGCTCGTCAGCTTGCGATCGGGCCAACGCGCCAACCCTTGA
- the ung gene encoding uracil-DNA glycosylase, whose product MSKPVRIDESWRPHLEAEFAKPYFSALREFVREEYAGQRVFPPAARIFRAFDACPFEKVKVVILGQDPYHGAGQANGLCFSVDAGVATPPSLGNIFKELEADLGRPVSRDADLSRWASQGVLLLNATLTVREGAAGSHQNRGWEEFTDAAVRELNEKRRGLVFMLWGSYARRKGSGIDRSRHLVLEAGHPSPLSAQRFFGCRHFSKANAYLAAQGVTPIDW is encoded by the coding sequence ATGAGCAAGCCTGTGCGCATCGACGAAAGCTGGCGACCGCATCTCGAGGCGGAATTCGCCAAGCCCTATTTCTCCGCGCTGCGCGAATTCGTGCGCGAGGAATATGCGGGGCAGCGGGTCTTCCCTCCCGCCGCCAGAATATTTCGGGCCTTTGACGCGTGTCCCTTCGAGAAGGTGAAGGTCGTCATCCTGGGTCAGGACCCTTATCACGGGGCGGGACAGGCCAACGGCCTGTGCTTTTCGGTCGACGCAGGCGTCGCTACGCCGCCGTCTCTGGGGAACATCTTCAAAGAGCTCGAGGCCGATCTCGGGCGCCCGGTCTCGCGTGACGCCGATTTGTCGCGCTGGGCGTCTCAGGGCGTGCTTCTGCTCAACGCAACCCTGACGGTTCGCGAGGGCGCCGCGGGCTCGCATCAGAATCGCGGGTGGGAGGAATTCACCGACGCCGCCGTGCGCGAGCTTAACGAAAAACGCCGCGGGCTCGTCTTCATGCTGTGGGGAAGCTATGCGCGCCGCAAAGGCTCAGGGATTGATCGCAGCCGCCATCTCGTGCTCGAGGCGGGCCATCCGTCGCCGCTTTCAGCGCAACGCTTCTTCGGATGCCGTCATTTCTCCAAAGCCAATGCGTATCTTGCCGCGCAGGGCGTAACCCCGATCGACTGGTGA
- a CDS encoding aspartate-semialdehyde dehydrogenase, with the protein MKFKVAIAGATGNVGREMLDVLAERRFPVSEVVALASPRSVGREVSFGDKVLKCRNLENYDFADTDICLMSAGGDVSRAFSPKIGAKGCVVIDNSSAFRMDPDVPLIVPEVNAEAVAGFVNKYIVANPNCSTAQLVVALKPLHDKAKILRVVVSTYQSVSGAGKEAMDELFAQTRAIYVSDPIEAKKFPKRIAFNVIPQIDVFMEDGFTKEEWKMTAETKKILDPKIKLVATCVRVPVFIGHSESVNIEFEHPISPEEARDILREAPGVLVIDKHEPGGYITPHEAAGEDATYVSRIRCDPSVENGLALWVVADNLRKGAALNAVQIAETLINRKLLAPKMRAA; encoded by the coding sequence ATGAAGTTCAAGGTCGCCATCGCCGGCGCCACGGGAAATGTGGGCCGCGAAATGCTCGACGTGCTCGCAGAGCGCCGGTTTCCCGTCTCGGAGGTTGTCGCGCTGGCTTCGCCGCGTTCGGTCGGACGCGAAGTCTCGTTCGGCGACAAGGTTCTGAAGTGCCGCAATCTTGAAAACTACGACTTCGCGGACACGGACATTTGCCTGATGTCGGCCGGCGGCGACGTCTCGCGCGCCTTCTCGCCCAAGATCGGCGCGAAGGGCTGCGTCGTCATCGACAATTCGAGCGCCTTCCGGATGGATCCCGACGTGCCGCTCATCGTGCCCGAGGTCAACGCCGAGGCCGTGGCGGGCTTCGTGAACAAATATATCGTCGCCAATCCCAACTGCTCCACGGCGCAGCTTGTCGTGGCGCTAAAGCCGCTGCACGACAAGGCGAAAATCTTGCGCGTCGTCGTGTCGACCTATCAGTCCGTCTCGGGAGCGGGCAAGGAGGCGATGGACGAGCTCTTCGCGCAGACCCGCGCGATCTACGTCTCCGATCCGATCGAAGCGAAGAAATTCCCCAAGCGCATCGCGTTCAACGTCATTCCGCAGATCGACGTCTTCATGGAGGATGGCTTCACGAAGGAAGAGTGGAAGATGACGGCGGAGACCAAGAAGATTCTCGATCCCAAGATCAAGCTCGTCGCGACCTGCGTGCGCGTGCCGGTGTTCATCGGGCATTCGGAGTCGGTCAACATCGAGTTCGAGCATCCGATCTCGCCCGAGGAGGCGCGCGACATTCTGCGCGAGGCCCCCGGCGTGCTGGTGATCGATAAGCACGAGCCCGGCGGATACATCACGCCGCATGAGGCGGCCGGCGAGGACGCGACCTATGTCTCGCGCATTCGCTGCGACCCGTCGGTGGAGAACGGGCTGGCGCTCTGGGTCGTCGCCGATAATCTGCGCAAGGGCGCGGCCCTGAACGCCGTGCAGATCGCCGAAACATTGATCAATCGCAAACTTTTGGCGCCGAAGATGCGCGCCGCCTGA
- a CDS encoding radical SAM/SPASM domain-containing protein has protein sequence MPTLEITTMVGCPLMCTFCPQPALKKKYEAENAPRDRDSKYMGLETFERILSKTPKHVRIDFSGMAEPWANPDCTEMLRKTLASGYKVAVFSTLYGMSEPDADQVIELLRIHSQQIVAVCLHLPDANGNMPGWKYSRTWENVFLKFRRLKQENILDAFSIMTMDGSGATHKDLSHLNLEIPPWHGHTRAGSLDEKNVETQNIYTQTPHNTTAVSCADTPFYDQNVVLPNGDVLLCCMDYSMKHVIGNLLQQNYYDLFTGSEMNQLRQTNMSPGFSSCSICKSCNRTLNYDLSPSSMWTASGDPLALRDATIAEYRYHLDRINASPWWRFGKAVTNFVRGRRAGN, from the coding sequence ATGCCCACTTTAGAGATCACAACGATGGTCGGGTGCCCCTTGATGTGCACCTTCTGTCCGCAGCCGGCGCTAAAGAAAAAGTATGAAGCAGAGAACGCGCCACGCGACAGAGACTCAAAGTATATGGGTCTTGAGACTTTTGAGCGGATCTTATCGAAGACGCCCAAGCATGTGCGCATTGATTTTTCCGGCATGGCCGAGCCATGGGCTAATCCAGACTGCACGGAAATGCTACGAAAAACGCTGGCAAGCGGCTATAAAGTCGCCGTGTTCAGCACGCTTTACGGCATGAGCGAGCCGGACGCCGACCAAGTGATTGAATTGCTGCGAATCCATAGCCAGCAGATTGTAGCTGTCTGCCTACACCTGCCAGATGCGAACGGGAACATGCCAGGCTGGAAATACTCCAGAACTTGGGAGAATGTTTTTCTAAAATTTAGAAGACTCAAGCAAGAAAATATTCTTGATGCATTCAGCATAATGACAATGGATGGGTCGGGAGCCACACACAAAGATTTATCTCATCTAAACTTAGAAATACCCCCATGGCATGGGCACACAAGAGCCGGCAGCCTCGATGAAAAAAATGTGGAAACTCAAAATATTTATACACAAACACCACACAACACGACGGCGGTCAGCTGTGCTGATACCCCATTTTATGATCAAAACGTGGTGTTGCCGAACGGAGATGTTCTTCTATGCTGCATGGATTACAGCATGAAACATGTTATTGGTAATCTTTTGCAACAGAACTATTATGATCTGTTTACTGGATCGGAAATGAACCAGCTCCGCCAAACAAATATGTCGCCGGGCTTTTCAAGCTGCAGCATTTGCAAATCTTGTAATCGAACTCTCAATTACGATCTCAGTCCTTCCTCAATGTGGACCGCAAGTGGGGATCCGCTCGCCCTCAGAGACGCAACGATCGCCGAATATCGTTATCATCTCGACCGCATCAACGCCTCGCCTTGGTGGCGCTTCGGCAAGGCGGTGACCAATTTCGTGCGCGGCAGACGCGCCGGGAACTAG